The following is a genomic window from Malus sylvestris chromosome 12, drMalSylv7.2, whole genome shotgun sequence.
GGCAAAATGGGCATACACTGGTACTCATAACAGTTAGGTATTTTTATATAGTTATTTGTTAATTTGATCGAATAAAAAATATCACGtgtatttgttttttaaaatcgcataaaaattaataacatgtTCATTATTATGTGTGATATTACATTGTTAGAGATGATATGATAAAATATAGgtaatgttaaaaaaattaattagtttgTGCGATATTACATTATTGTCCATAATTTTACGCTGTAGTAGAAACCAaattatcttaaaaaaaattaattagtttgTGCGATATTACATTATTGTCCATAATTTTACGATGTGGTAGAAACCAAATTATCTTAAAAAGATTAATTAGTTTGTCCGATATTACATTATTGTCCATAATTTTACGATGTGGTAGAAACCAaattatcttaaaaaaaattaattagtttgTGCGATTACATTATTGTCCATAATTTTACGCTATGGCAGAAACCAAATTATCTTTTCACCCTTTGTTTGTAGACAAAGAAGATTTTATTAATGGGTAGTACCTattcacacactcatttttacttatcACATACTCCTCTCAATTTTTTGTTggcagatcgaatgaattgagaAAGATTACTtgcaaaaattaacaagaacgTGTAACAAGTAAAAATAGGTGTACTAATAGGTAACATGGTAATTAAGTAacggggtgtattcaattgagaatttaagagattttaatggatttataaatccatggatttttatagagtttaactgatttgtagagattccatataatattttgattcaattccttcAAAATCTCATGAAGAGatatgagatttgtggatgcttaaaatatactacaaaatctctcaaattccctcaaattcctcaacttttccaaattctttaaattctaattctaattaaatacacatggaatgttataatttttttttaaattataaataaatacattCGGATTTctataaggattttaataaaggaaaactaatgaaaaggtttgaaaactttgagttttaacgataaagacaaaataaagggtaaagtgattagtaccatgattgactttttagtataaaaatatggtttttcattatagtgaacagtaccaggagtttttcgttaaaattcccttttaataaactatcttaaaatcttaattgaatacacatttgattgaatttcagagaattacttaaaattctgattgaatactcctaaattcattaaaagaattaaaatctcaattgaatacaccctttatattttttttataaaaaatacgCGGCCCAATCTcatgagaaaaaggaaaaatttcGCACACATGTAGTTACTAGtcaatttataataattttaattacAAGTCATCTTCTTCCACCCGCGCATACAACTCTGAAACCTTTCCGCCGTCTTCCTAACGTGCCCGGAGATGAATGACCCACCGTTGGCAACTGTAAACAAGCGAAGGCCATCGATCGAACCAGTGCAGAATACGATAAGCATCTGAATGCGCCAAGCTGTATCAGAGCCGTATTTCAGCTGCTCCGTGCCGCTCCCATCCGCACCAACGCGGGAGATTCCGGCCGATCCGGATCCCGCTCCCGTGCTTCATAGGTTTTCtttaatttacctttttttttataataaaaataatataaaaaatccCCTACAGTTTTTAGGGTTTCGAGGGCAGTGTTTAAAAAACCTACACTTTTCAGTTGTGTTGAGTGCCACATTGCCGCAGGCTACTTGGAACGGAGCCATCTCTTGACCAATTACCTTCTTCATCAAGCAGTAAACCCTTTGAGTTAGCCCATGCATATACTATTACTTCGAGTTTTTATTTGATTCCATGATTTTGTTCTATACAATTATTAACCCTTCATAAACTATATAGATTATGCACATAATcccttagggtttaggtgcTGTTCATAAGTTCGTGTCGTATGTTTACACGATTTCTGTTCTTATGTCCTTAATCAATTCCTTGTAGGTGTAAGGTCCTCTTATACAAAAACTAAAAGGAACCAAGCGCCATGGAACACAAACGTAAGTCATTGGCAACTGCAATTTCTCAATCTCAAGGTCCTCGTCACGAGAGATTAATAGACAGATTTAGTAATCTTCCAGAAGAAGTTGCTCATCACATTCTTTCCTCCCTCACTTTAAGAGATATCTGCCGAGTGGGCTGTGTGTCAAAAAGGTGCATGCAGTTTTATTTATCCACTCCGTCTTTGAACTTTGATGTAAGGACTTTCAGTAGGCAGAAGAGATTGAAGTTGTTAGGTTATTTGGATAGGTTCTTGAGTCAACGTGGCGATAATAAGATACAACATTTTCGTATACGTTGGTTATGTCGAGATGATGATGCAAGCAGCTATTATGATGAGTATTTTCGAGTGATCAACTGGATGTATACAGCTGCAAGATGTAATGTTGAAGTACTTGATCTTTACTTTCCAGGTAAATATGAGCTAGGGAGACCAGTACTAGAATTACCGTCTTGCATCTTTCTCTGTCAATCTTTGAGGTCACTAATGGTGGACTTGCACGGGGATAAGCTTCTTAAAACTCCCTCCTTTGCTTGTTTCACTACTCTACAATGCCTAAAATTGAGCAGTGTTACGATAGATGAGGAGTTTTGCAAATGGATTTCATGTTCATGTAAATGCATTAAAGAGTTAGGGCTTGAATCCGTTGTTGGGATAGAAAAAAtatgcattgaaagctcatctTTAGAATCATTTCGATTTGTGCCTAGTTACCGTCATGTTTGCCATCTCAATATCTCTGgggaaaaacttgaaaatataCAAATGTACTGGATTTATCAATCAAGCAAGCTAAATATTTTCGCTCCCAATCTTAAACGTTTGAAATGGAAAGGGAGGGTGGCAAGTCACCTAAATCTGGAGAAGGTCATGTGTTTGGAAAAAGCTGAGATTTTTCTCCAGCCTAGGATAAAGGCTGATTTTGGCAATTTATTTGAGGCGTTTTGCAGTATTCAGAGAGTTGAAGTTCTTATGCTAAATGTAGCGACCATGAAGGTACGGAACACTTCCCTTACCCTAGCTATACCCTTTTCAAACCTGCTTATTTTTATCTCAATTCAGTATCTAAACTACAATTAGAAATGTACTAAAAATCAATTCAGAATCAAACGTTTGGAAGGTTTGGAATCCTGAACCTAGCCTGCTCGTTTTTATCTCTATATAAAATAATGTGGCCTTTATAACATTGCAGGCTCTCGTTCTTTCTCGATATAAAATGTTGTCTTTATAACATTGCAGGCTCTAATTTGGAAGGGTTCCATGCCGGGATTATTAGCTCATGTTGGTCACTTTTGTGTGCGTGACATGAGCTTGACGGATCACCTAGTCAAAGTAATGACCTCTCTGCTTAAACGAATGCCTAACTTGCATACTTTGCACGTTGTAACCTCAAAATCTGTTTGCTGTGTAAGTAAAACTGGtgtttgctctctctctctctctctctctctctctctctctctctctctctctccaacagAGATTATCCGATGTCTTAGATGATTCCTGTAGTAGTTCGATTGTACTAAATATATAATTGGAAAACTATTGCGtggtgtttttttctttttctttttaagaacTTCAATATATTTGCCTGTTATATCTTTTGCAGGAATCTGGAAAGTTTGGTAGCAAATATTGGAAGCTCAAAAACCTAGCTTGTATTAATCAGCTTAAAGAAGTAACATTTGAGATTTCCAATAATGGGATGAATGAATGGGAGTTAGCAAGGTATATCATCGAGAATGCTAAGAATTTGAAGAAACTGTTCATATATTATTTGCCCAATCAGTTTACTCTCTTTAGGGAGATAACTGAAAGCGCGACGAACTCCCCCGCTACAGTTGAGTTTAAGGTATATGATAAATCCAGAAGAGTTTACAATGATGATCTTATTAGTCCTGATGTACAACAGAAGACTAATTGAATCGTCTTCCCGAATAAAAAGCAGAGGTTTCTCTCCTTATTTGCCAATTCCAGCTACTTCTTTCTCATCTCCTTTGCCTCTTTGCATTTCTATTTCATTTTTGGCCCTTAATTTCGTGTGTTCTTTGAGCTTTTGTCTCAACTTACCTAAGCTTGTCTCAATTTTAGGCTTTTATGGACCCTTTTCCTCATATGTAACTTCCCATTGTCAGTCTTCCACCTCC
Proteins encoded in this region:
- the LOC126593934 gene encoding F-box/LRR-repeat protein At3g58900-like; translation: MEHKRKSLATAISQSQGPRHERLIDRFSNLPEEVAHHILSSLTLRDICRVGCVSKRCMQFYLSTPSLNFDVRTFSRQKRLKLLGYLDRFLSQRGDNKIQHFRIRWLCRDDDASSYYDEYFRVINWMYTAARCNVEVLDLYFPGKYELGRPVLELPSCIFLCQSLRSLMVDLHGDKLLKTPSFACFTTLQCLKLSSVTIDEEFCKWISCSCKCIKELGLESVVGIEKICIESSSLESFRFVPSYRHVCHLNISGEKLENIQMYWIYQSSKLNIFAPNLKRLKWKGRVASHLNLEKVMCLEKAEIFLQPRIKADFGNLFEAFCSIQRVEVLMLNVATMKALIWKGSMPGLLAHVGHFCVRDMSLTDHLVKVMTSLLKRMPNLHTLHVVTSKSVCCESGKFGSKYWKLKNLACINQLKEVTFEISNNGMNEWELARYIIENAKNLKKLFIYYLPNQFTLFREITESATNSPATVEFKVYDKSRRVYNDDLISPDVQQKTN